A portion of the Blautia hansenii DSM 20583 genome contains these proteins:
- the topA gene encoding type I DNA topoisomerase translates to MAKYLVIVESPAKVKTIKKFLGSNYEVMASNGHVRDLPKSQLGIDVDNDFEPKYITIRGKGDILAALRKAAKKADKVYLATDPDREGEAISWHLSNSLKLDEKKMRRITFNEITKTAVKASIKEARDINMDLVDAQQTRRILDRMVGYKISPVLWAKVKRGLSAGRVQSVALRIIGDREDEINNFIPEEYWTLDAEFSVEGEKKPIIAKFYGNKNKKINIHSKEEMDKILSELKDAEYRIAEVKKGERSKKAPLPFTTSTLQQEASKVLNFSTQKTMRLAQQLYEGVDVKGSGTIGIITYLRTDSTRISEEADYAARTYIASEFGEEYLATAEKKDDSKKKIQDAHEAIRPTDISRTPLSLKESLSRDQYRLYQLIWKRFAASRMQQAKYETISVKIQGGEYYFTVSASKLKFDGFMAVYTQEDDAKSENQFLMKSLDENTKLAFNSFQEQQHFTQPPTHYTEAALVKALEEKGIGRPSTYAPTITTIIARRYVAKENKNLYMTELGEVVNNIMKEAFPSIVDVNFTATMEELLDYVGEGKVQWKTVIRNFYPDLDEAVKTAEKELEQVKIEDEVTDVICEQCGRNMVIKYGPHGKFLACPGFPECKNTKPYLEKIGVPCPVCGKDIVVKRSKKGRLYYGCENNPECEFMSWQRPSKEKCPSCGGYMLEKGNKLVCADEHCGYVMAKPKENDDNQ, encoded by the coding sequence ATGGCGAAATATCTAGTGATTGTGGAGTCACCGGCAAAAGTGAAAACAATTAAAAAATTTCTCGGCTCAAATTATGAAGTAATGGCATCCAATGGACATGTGAGAGATTTGCCAAAAAGTCAGCTTGGAATTGATGTAGACAATGACTTCGAACCTAAATATATAACTATTCGAGGAAAGGGGGATATACTGGCAGCTCTTCGAAAAGCTGCGAAAAAAGCAGATAAAGTGTATCTGGCAACTGACCCCGACCGTGAAGGAGAGGCAATTTCATGGCATCTTTCAAATTCATTAAAGCTTGATGAAAAGAAGATGCGCCGTATTACCTTTAACGAAATTACAAAAACAGCAGTAAAAGCTTCTATTAAAGAGGCAAGAGATATTAACATGGATTTAGTAGATGCACAGCAGACACGGCGTATTTTAGACCGTATGGTAGGCTATAAAATCAGTCCGGTGCTGTGGGCAAAAGTAAAAAGAGGTTTAAGTGCAGGGCGTGTACAGTCTGTGGCACTTAGAATTATTGGGGACAGAGAAGACGAAATCAATAATTTCATACCGGAAGAATACTGGACCTTAGATGCTGAGTTTTCCGTAGAGGGAGAAAAGAAACCTATAATAGCTAAATTTTACGGAAATAAAAATAAAAAAATCAATATTCATTCCAAAGAAGAAATGGATAAGATTTTAAGCGAATTAAAAGATGCAGAATATCGTATTGCAGAAGTAAAAAAAGGAGAGCGCAGCAAAAAAGCTCCTCTACCCTTTACAACCAGTACCCTTCAACAGGAAGCATCTAAGGTACTCAATTTTTCCACACAAAAAACAATGCGTCTGGCGCAGCAGTTATATGAAGGCGTAGATGTAAAAGGAAGCGGAACGATTGGTATTATCACTTACCTGCGTACAGATTCCACACGTATTTCAGAAGAAGCGGATTATGCAGCAAGAACCTACATTGCATCAGAATTCGGAGAGGAATATCTGGCAACAGCAGAGAAAAAGGATGACAGCAAAAAGAAAATTCAGGATGCTCACGAGGCAATCCGTCCCACAGATATCAGCCGTACACCCTTATCCTTAAAGGAGTCTCTTTCCCGAGACCAGTATCGTTTATATCAGCTGATATGGAAACGTTTTGCAGCAAGCAGAATGCAGCAGGCAAAATATGAAACAATTTCTGTAAAAATTCAGGGCGGAGAATATTATTTTACTGTGTCAGCGTCTAAACTGAAATTTGACGGTTTCATGGCTGTGTATACACAGGAAGATGATGCAAAATCAGAAAATCAGTTTTTAATGAAAAGTCTGGATGAAAATACTAAGCTTGCGTTTAACAGCTTTCAGGAGCAGCAGCACTTTACACAGCCTCCGACACATTATACAGAGGCGGCTCTTGTAAAAGCATTGGAAGAAAAAGGAATTGGAAGACCAAGTACCTATGCGCCTACTATTACTACGATTATTGCCAGAAGATATGTGGCAAAGGAAAACAAAAATTTGTATATGACAGAGCTTGGCGAAGTGGTAAATAATATTATGAAGGAAGCATTTCCAAGTATTGTAGACGTGAACTTTACGGCAACGATGGAAGAGCTTTTGGATTATGTGGGTGAAGGAAAGGTGCAGTGGAAAACGGTCATTCGAAACTTTTATCCTGATTTAGATGAAGCGGTAAAGACAGCGGAAAAAGAATTGGAACAGGTTAAAATCGAAGATGAGGTAACCGATGTAATCTGCGAGCAGTGCGGAAGAAATATGGTAATTAAGTATGGACCTCATGGGAAATTTCTTGCCTGTCCCGGTTTTCCGGAATGTAAAAATACAAAACCATATCTGGAAAAAATCGGAGTGCCTTGCCCTGTGTGCGGAAAAGACATTGTAGTAAAAAGAAGCAAAAAGGGACGTTTGTACTATGGGTGCGAAAATAATCCGGAATGTGAATTTATGTCATGGCAGCGTCCTTCAAAGGAAAAATGTCCTTCCTGTGGCGGCTATATGTTAGAAAAAGGCAATAAATTGGTATGTGCAGATGAACACTGTGGATATGTTATGGCAAAGCCAAAGGAAAATGACGATAATCAGTAA
- the codY gene encoding GTP-sensing pleiotropic transcriptional regulator CodY translates to MSVQLLDKTRKINKLLHNNHASKVLFNDICEVMVETLDSNILVMSKKGKVLGVGNCPGVDRITELIDSEVGGYIDNLLNERLLGVLSTKENVNLQTLGFEDEQISRYMAIISPIDIAGERLGTLFMYRSAKPYDIEDIIVSEYGTTVVGLEMMRSVHEENAEENRKIQVVKSAFSTLSFSELEAIIHIFDELNGEEGILVASKIADRVGITRSVIVNALRKFESAGVIESRSSGMKGTYIKVLNEVIFDELEEIKKRKLVKK, encoded by the coding sequence ATGAGCGTACAATTATTAGATAAGACCAGAAAGATAAATAAGCTTCTTCACAATAATCATGCTTCAAAAGTTCTATTCAATGATATATGTGAAGTCATGGTAGAAACACTGGATTCAAACATTTTAGTAATGAGTAAAAAAGGAAAAGTATTAGGTGTAGGAAATTGTCCCGGGGTAGATAGAATTACTGAATTGATTGACAGTGAAGTGGGCGGCTATATAGACAATCTTTTAAATGAAAGACTGCTGGGTGTGCTGTCTACAAAAGAAAATGTAAATTTACAGACTCTTGGATTTGAGGATGAGCAGATTAGCCGATATATGGCAATTATAAGTCCCATTGATATTGCAGGAGAAAGACTGGGCACTTTATTCATGTATCGCAGTGCGAAGCCTTATGACATTGAGGATATTATTGTCAGTGAATATGGTACAACCGTAGTCGGATTGGAAATGATGCGGTCCGTACATGAGGAAAATGCAGAAGAAAACAGAAAAATTCAAGTAGTTAAATCTGCATTCAGTACATTATCTTTTTCTGAATTAGAGGCAATTATTCATATTTTTGATGAACTTAACGGTGAAGAGGGAATTCTGGTAGCAAGTAAAATTGCTGACCGAGTAGGTATTACAAGATCCGTGATAGTCAATGCCCTTAGAAAATTCGAGAGTGCAGGCGTAATAGAGTCCCGTTCCTCAGGAATGAAAGGAACCTACATTAAGGTATTAAATGAAGTTATTTTTGATGAACTGGAAGAAATTAAGAAAAGAAAATTAGTGAAGAAATAA
- the groES gene encoding co-chaperone GroES codes for MKLVPLGDRVVLKQLVAEETTKSGIVLPGQAQEKPQQAEVVAVGPGGIVDGKEVKMEVAAGDQVIYSKYAGTEVKLDGEEYIIVKQNDILAVVK; via the coding sequence ATGAAGTTAGTACCATTAGGTGACAGAGTTGTATTAAAACAGTTAGTTGCAGAAGAAACAACAAAATCAGGAATTGTTTTACCGGGTCAGGCTCAGGAAAAACCACAGCAGGCAGAAGTTGTTGCTGTCGGACCAGGCGGAATTGTTGATGGCAAAGAAGTAAAAATGGAAGTAGCAGCAGGAGATCAGGTTATTTATTCTAAATACGCAGGAACAGAAGTAAAACTTGACGGAGAAGAATATATCATTGTAAAACAGAATGATATTTTAGCTGTTGTAAAATAA
- the groL gene encoding chaperonin GroEL (60 kDa chaperone family; promotes refolding of misfolded polypeptides especially under stressful conditions; forms two stacked rings of heptamers to form a barrel-shaped 14mer; ends can be capped by GroES; misfolded proteins enter the barrel where they are refolded when GroES binds), with protein MAKEIKYGGEARVALEAGVNKLADTVRVTLGPKGRNVVLDKSFGAPLITNDGVTIAKEIELEDGFENMGAQLIKEVAAKTNDVAGDGTTTATVLAQAMVHEGMKNLAAGANPIILRKGMKKATEAAVNAIQNMSSNIEGRDQIARVAAISAGDDEVGEMVAEAMEKVSKDGVITIEESKTMKTELDLVEGMQFDRGYISAYMATDMDKMETVLDDPYILITDKKISNIQDILPVLEQIVKTGAKLLIIAEDIEGEALTTLIVNKLRGTFSVCAVKAPGYGDRRKEMLKDIAVLTNGTVISDEIGLELKDTTLEQLGRAKSVKVQKETTVIVDGMGEKEEIDARVAQIKHQIAETTSEFDKEKLQERLAKLAGGVAVIRVGAATETEMKEAKLRMEDALNATRAAVEEGVIAGGGSAYIHASKEVAKVVDTLEGDEKTGAKVVLKALEAPLFHIAANAGLEGSVIINKVRESEVGTGFDALHEEYVDMVKKGILDPAKVTRSALQNATSVAGTLLTTEAVVSTIKEETPAMPAGAPGMGMM; from the coding sequence ATGGCAAAAGAAATTAAATATGGCGGAGAAGCAAGAGTTGCATTAGAAGCTGGTGTTAATAAATTAGCAGATACAGTAAGAGTTACATTAGGCCCAAAAGGAAGAAACGTTGTTTTAGATAAATCCTTCGGCGCACCGCTTATTACAAACGACGGTGTTACAATTGCAAAAGAAATTGAATTAGAAGACGGCTTTGAAAACATGGGCGCACAGCTCATTAAAGAAGTTGCTGCAAAAACAAATGATGTAGCCGGAGACGGTACAACAACAGCAACTGTTTTAGCTCAGGCTATGGTACACGAAGGTATGAAAAACCTGGCAGCAGGTGCAAATCCAATCATCCTGAGAAAAGGTATGAAAAAAGCAACAGAAGCAGCAGTAAATGCAATTCAGAACATGAGCTCCAACATCGAAGGAAGAGACCAGATTGCAAGAGTAGCAGCAATTTCAGCAGGTGATGATGAAGTTGGCGAAATGGTTGCAGAAGCAATGGAAAAAGTAAGCAAAGACGGTGTTATTACAATCGAAGAATCCAAAACCATGAAAACAGAATTGGATTTAGTAGAAGGTATGCAGTTTGACCGCGGTTATATTTCTGCATATATGGCAACAGACATGGATAAAATGGAAACTGTTTTAGACGATCCATATATCTTAATCACAGATAAAAAAATCTCCAATATTCAGGACATTCTTCCTGTTTTAGAGCAGATTGTAAAAACAGGCGCTAAATTATTGATTATCGCAGAAGATATCGAAGGAGAAGCTCTTACAACTTTAATCGTAAACAAATTAAGAGGTACATTCTCTGTATGCGCTGTAAAAGCTCCTGGATATGGCGACAGAAGAAAAGAAATGCTGAAAGATATTGCTGTATTAACAAATGGTACTGTGATTTCTGATGAAATCGGATTAGAGTTAAAAGATACAACTCTGGAACAGCTAGGACGTGCAAAATCTGTTAAAGTTCAGAAAGAAACAACTGTTATTGTAGACGGTATGGGCGAAAAAGAAGAAATTGATGCAAGAGTTGCTCAGATTAAACATCAGATTGCAGAAACTACATCTGAATTTGATAAAGAAAAATTACAGGAAAGACTTGCAAAATTAGCAGGCGGTGTTGCTGTTATCCGTGTAGGTGCTGCCACAGAAACAGAAATGAAAGAAGCAAAACTTCGTATGGAAGATGCTTTAAACGCTACAAGAGCAGCAGTAGAAGAAGGCGTTATTGCAGGTGGCGGTTCTGCATACATCCACGCATCAAAAGAAGTAGCAAAAGTAGTAGATACTTTAGAGGGTGACGAAAAGACAGGTGCAAAAGTAGTATTAAAAGCTTTAGAAGCGCCATTATTCCATATTGCAGCAAATGCCGGACTGGAAGGTTCTGTTATTATTAATAAAGTAAGAGAGTCTGAAGTTGGTACAGGATTTGACGCATTACATGAAGAATATGTAGATATGGTTAAAAAAGGTATTCTGGACCCAGCAAAAGTTACAAGAAGCGCATTACAGAATGCAACAAGTGTAGCAGGTACATTACTTACAACAGAAGCAGTTGTTTCTACAATTAAAGAAGAAACTCCAGCAATGCCAGCAGGCGCTCCAGGAATGGGAATGATGTAA